In a genomic window of Erigeron canadensis isolate Cc75 chromosome 5, C_canadensis_v1, whole genome shotgun sequence:
- the LOC122601259 gene encoding uncharacterized protein LOC122601259 has product MADDDDVRKWSVTYTKQIKQKRKVYQDGFLHLYSSSHKVKLYDDCEKLLDSKIVKLDDDAVRSGETLTLGSYLVDIGDLHGETNPIPNPILQRDKTMADGDVTFNSTTRKSGLHNSKTSSINLSPSHKMIREFKRREVNKYSSSPSIQETKKADSTEWEVLYTTQLTQKAKKYHDGIMRVAFSGMRGRQAVLYDETSNLLDSKFLKKDEVISAGGSMRFDGHLVDIVELKVNKPVKDTSVDRSNCNTQNTDKEHLADLKKCEATKSSVTASSAYTTKTDLKEWDVMYTTQVTQKTKKYHDGILKLASSGSQGRQEATLLADDGLVLSHRYLKLSEDISRGSSFNMTSYLVEVGEPRKQSEGMCPKKPSTSENVISEIRTIDADKINLCKRIPATRPPSDEKLSKRASSLQDTDTKIRNSIADKVISTNISKNKPLRDAHSILAFLKKPGTQEGVRIEKVHIDEVHPSKDSAFVQSGILYQLEGHQTSGGRFEEASCIEETQAVDAGGHPKVMPSKETSTSISNDPAKETKEQSNTQNFCKNMKIDSSVREVSTDTRKGFKDTKVINDDIPSFDLGFD; this is encoded by the exons atggcAGATGATGATGACGTGCGCAAATGGTCGGTGACGTACACGAAGCAGATTAAACAGAAGCGCAAAGTTTATCAGGACGGATTCTTACATCTCTACTCATCCTCTCACAAG GTTAAGTTATATGATGACTGTGAAAAACTCTTGGATAGCAAAATTGTGAAACTTGACGATGATGCTGTTAGGTCGGGTGAAACATTAACACTTGGTTCTTATCTTGTTGATATTGGTGACCTTCATGGAGAAACTAATCCCATTCCAAACCCAATTCTTCAAAGAGACAAAACTATGGCTGACGGGGATGTCACATTCAACAGTA CAACCAGGAAGTCTGGCTTGCACAATAGTAAAACGTCATCAATCAATCTGAGTCCTTCACATAAAATGATTAGAG AGTTCAAGAGACGTGAGGTCAACAAGTATTCTTCTTCACCCAGTATTCAAGAAACAAAGAAAGCTGATTCAACAG aGTGGGAGGTCTTGTACACTACTCAATTAACGCAAAAAGCCAAGAAGTACCATGATGGAATTATGAGAGTTGCATTTTCTGGAATGCGTGGGAGACAG GCAGTGCTGTATGATGAAACAAGCAATCTCTTGGACAGCAAATTCCTTAAAAAAGATGAAGTTATTAGCGCTGGCGGATCTATGAGATTTGATGGTCATTTAGTGGACATTGTAGAACTAAAAGTCAATAAACCTGTCAAGGATACCAGTGTTGACAGAAGTAATTGCAATACACAGAATACAGACAAGGAGCATCTTGCCG ATCTCAAGAAATGTGAAGCTACCAAGTCTTCTGTCACAGCAAGTTCtgcatatacaacaaaaacTGATTTGAAAG AGTGGGATGTCATGTACACTACTCAAGTAACTCAAAAGACCAAGAAGTACCATGATGGCATCTTGAAACTTGCAAGTAGTGGATCACAAGGGAGGCAG GAAGCTACTTTGTTAGCGGACGATGGATTGGTTTTATCCCACAGATATCTTAAACTATCAGAGGACATCAGCAGGGGAAGTTCATTTAACATGACAAGCTACTTGGTGGAAGTTGGCGAGCCAAGGAAGCAATCTGAAG GGATGTGTCCAAAGAAACCTTCCACATCTGAAAATGTAATCTCGGAAATTAGGACCATTGATGCTGATAAGATCAATTTGTGTAAGAGAATCCCAGCTACCAGACCACCATCTGACG aaaaactttcaaaaagaGCTTCATCCTTGCAAGATACTGATACAAAGATCAGAAACTCCATCGCTGATAAAGTTATATCAACGAATATCAGCAAAAACAAGCCTTTACGTGATG CTCATTCAATTTTGGCTTTTTTGAAAAAACCCGGTACGCAAGAAGGTGTTAGAATAGAAAAAGTACACATAGATGAGGTCCATCCTTCAAAGGATTCAGCATTTGTTCAATCAGGCATCTTATATCAGCTAGAGGGTCATCAAACATCCGGTGGTAGATTCGAAGAGGCATCCTGCATTGAGGAAACTCAGGCTGTTGATGCTGGAGGACACCCAAAAGTGATGCCGTCTAAAG AAACATCTACTTCAATCTCCAATGACCCAGCTAAAGAAACAAAAGAGCAAAGTAACACTCAG AATTTCTGTAAGAACATGAAGATTGACTCTAGCGTGCGTGAAGTCTCTACCGACACAAGGAAGGGTTTCAAGGATACAAAAGTAATAAATGATGACATTCCAAGTTTTGATCTTGGATTTGACTAA